One Miscanthus floridulus cultivar M001 chromosome 11, ASM1932011v1, whole genome shotgun sequence DNA window includes the following coding sequences:
- the LOC136494012 gene encoding uncharacterized protein, giving the protein MCHRQELVLVAIVLMAASILQAVSATATTSANLTGDDAAKTAYDVLEQNNLPRGLLPLGVKYYVLHPGGGFEVTLPGECNFFVTIAGKQFKFRYGSSVSGIITSGSISRVSGVRIQVEFAWLGLNQVSRSDNQLNIQLEKSTQSFPISAFAQSARCS; this is encoded by the coding sequence ATGTGCCACCGCCAGGAGCTTGTCCTCGTCGCCATTGTCCTTATGGCTGCTTCCATCCTGCAAGCCGTCTCCGCCACAGCAACCACCTCAGCCAACTTGACCGGGGACGATGCGGCCAAAACAGCCTATGATGTCCTTGAGCAGAACAACTTGCCAAGGGGACTTCTACCACTCGGTGTGAAGTATTACGTGCTCCACCCTGGTGGCGGTTTTGAGGTGACGCTTCCTGGCGAGTGCAATTTCTTTGTCACTATCGCCGGAAAGCAATTCAAGTTTCGGTACGGGAGCAGCGTCAGCGGGATCATCACATCTGGGTCCATTAGCCGTGTATCTGGCGTGAGGATTCAGGTGGAGTTCGCATGGCTCGGGTTGAACCAAGTCAGCCGTTCTGATAACCAGCTCAACATTCAGCTAGAGAAGTCTACCCAGTCGTTCCCCATCAGCGCCTTCGCCCAGAGCGCACGATGCAGCTGA